One Tumebacillus sp. BK434 genomic window carries:
- the gcvPA gene encoding aminomethyl-transferring glycine dehydrogenase subunit GcvPA → MNKFSYIPNTEADRKKMLDFLGVEKVEDLFLDIPERARLGRDLNIPKELSEVELYRYFNELAAKNANLEENINFLGAGAYQHHVPAVVEAIIGRSEFFTAYTPYQPEISQGTLQAIFEYQTIVCELTGMDVSNASMYDGPTAFGEAAFIACSATRRSKVIVARSVNPEYREVLKTYAYGQNIEVVEVGMQNGVIDLHDLEAKLDDTIAGVFVQYPNFFGGIEDLQQISDLAHSKKALFVVSVNPIAMGVLEAPGTFDADIVVGEGQSMGNRISYGGPYLGMLAVKKDQVRRIPGRVVGQTTDLDGRRAFVLTLQAREQHIRREKASSNICSNQALNALAATVYASYMGKQGFQEVARLNLQKAHYAFKRLTAIPKVKALFENAPFFNEFAIQIEGDVAEINKKLLESKIIGGYDLGSTYPEFKGAMLIAVTELRTKQDIDLLAERLEAIL, encoded by the coding sequence GTGAACAAATTCAGCTATATTCCGAACACGGAAGCGGACCGCAAAAAAATGCTCGACTTCCTCGGCGTCGAAAAAGTGGAAGACCTCTTCCTCGACATCCCGGAGCGCGCGCGCCTCGGCCGCGACCTGAACATTCCGAAAGAACTGTCTGAAGTCGAGCTGTACCGCTACTTTAACGAACTCGCTGCCAAGAACGCCAACCTCGAAGAAAACATCAACTTCCTCGGCGCAGGCGCCTACCAGCACCACGTCCCGGCGGTCGTCGAAGCGATCATCGGCCGCTCCGAGTTCTTCACCGCATATACGCCGTACCAGCCGGAGATCTCCCAAGGCACCTTGCAGGCGATCTTCGAATACCAGACCATCGTCTGCGAACTGACCGGCATGGACGTGTCCAACGCTTCCATGTACGACGGCCCGACCGCCTTCGGCGAAGCGGCGTTCATCGCCTGCTCCGCGACCCGCCGCAGCAAAGTCATCGTCGCGCGCTCCGTCAACCCGGAATACCGCGAAGTGCTGAAGACCTACGCGTACGGTCAAAACATCGAAGTGGTCGAAGTGGGCATGCAAAACGGCGTGATCGACCTGCACGACCTGGAAGCGAAGCTCGATGACACCATCGCCGGCGTCTTTGTGCAGTACCCGAACTTCTTCGGCGGCATTGAAGATCTGCAGCAGATCAGCGACCTCGCGCACAGCAAAAAGGCACTGTTCGTCGTCTCCGTCAACCCGATCGCGATGGGCGTGCTGGAAGCGCCGGGCACATTCGACGCCGATATCGTCGTCGGCGAAGGGCAGTCGATGGGCAACCGCATCTCCTACGGCGGTCCGTACCTCGGCATGCTGGCGGTGAAGAAAGACCAAGTGCGCCGCATTCCGGGCCGCGTCGTCGGCCAGACGACCGACCTCGACGGCCGCCGCGCCTTCGTACTGACCCTGCAGGCGCGCGAACAGCACATCCGCCGCGAGAAAGCGTCCTCCAACATCTGCTCCAACCAAGCGCTGAACGCGCTGGCTGCGACCGTCTATGCCTCCTACATGGGCAAGCAGGGCTTCCAGGAAGTCGCGCGCCTCAACTTGCAAAAAGCGCACTACGCGTTTAAGCGTTTGACCGCGATTCCGAAAGTGAAAGCCCTGTTCGAGAACGCGCCGTTCTTCAACGAATTTGCCATCCAGATCGAAGGCGACGTGGCCGAAATCAACAAGAAGCTGCTCGAAAGCAAGATCATCGGCGGCTACGACCTCGGTTCGACCTATCCGGAATTCAAAGGCGCGATGCTGATCGCCGTGACCGAACTGCGCACGAAACAAGACATTGA